A region of Epinephelus fuscoguttatus linkage group LG1, E.fuscoguttatus.final_Chr_v1 DNA encodes the following proteins:
- the trpc4apa gene encoding transient receptor potential cation channel, subfamily C, member 4 associated protein a, whose translation MATLLGSESPCTAGKRRNCHSNIITKFTASKITGQGFSRGTQLPGGLLQERDKRAKWHGIPTLLQRLYESSHPNSDLSHAHSFLKVLSSQLSMEAMSFVTEDRKTAQESTFPNTYTFDLFGGVDLLVEILMRPTLTMQKKKPNMNDDLVKDCLSVLYNCCICTEGVTKSLAARDDFVLFLFTLMTNKKTFLQTATLIEDILGVKKEMIQLEGIPNLSGLVQSFDQQQLANFCRILSVTISEPDVGNDDKHTLLAKNAQQKRNASPSRAEVNQVTLLNIPGFIERLCKLATRKVSEATGANFLQELEDWYTWLDNALVLDALMQMATEEAEQSSTESSDESSLATSPLRHRLPQSMKIVHEIMYKVEVLYVLCVLLMGRQRNQVHKMLAEFRLIPGLNNLFDKLIWRKYTASNHVVHGQNENCDCSPEISFKIQFLRLLQSFSDHHENKYLLLNSQELNELSAISMKANIPEVEALVNTDRSLVCDGKKGLLTRLLTVMKREPPDSSFRFWQARAVESFLRGATSYADQMFLLKRGLLEHILFCIIDSGCTSRDVLQSYFDLLGELMKFNIDAFKRFNKYVNTPEKFQTFLTQINSSLVDSNMLVRCIVLSLDRFESQTEDVKVVEVLSECCLLSYMARVENRLSFLFRLINIINVQTLTQENVSCLNTSLVILMLARRKAKLPFYLNALREKEYAEKYPGCLLNNFHNLLRFWQRHYLNKDKDSTCLENSSCIPFSYWKETVSVLLGSDRTSLCAIASYIDEPFMDLDRDLLED comes from the exons ATGGCGACGCTTCTGGGGTCCGAGTCCCCCTGTACTGCAGGAAAACGAAGAAATTGCCACAGCAATATCATCACAAAGTTCACGGCTAGTAAAATTACTGGCCAGGGTTTCAGTCGGGGGACACAG CTCCCAGGAGGCCTGCTCCAGGAGAGAGATAAACGGGCCAAGTGGCATGGCATCCCTACTCTGTTGCAGAGGCTCTACGAGAGCAGCCATCCCAACAGTGACCTCTCCCATGCTCACAGCTTTCTTAAG GTATTATCATCCCAGCTCTCCATGGAGGCTATGTCTTTTGTTACCGAGGACAGGAAGACCGCTCAGGAATCCACCTTCCCCAACACGTACACCTTTGACCTCTTTGGTGGAGTCGAT CTGCTTGTGGAGATCTTGATGAGACCCACATTAACTATGCAGAAGAAAAAACCCAATA TGAATGATGACCTGGTCAAAGACTGCCTTAGTGTTCTATACAACTGTTGTATATGT ACGGAGGGGGTCACAAAGAGCCTGGCAGCGAGGGATGACTTTGTTCTGTTTCTCTTCACCCTGATGACAAATAAGAAGACTTTCCTACAGACCGCTACCCTAATTGAAGATATTCTTGGAGTTAAAAAG GAGATGATCCAGTTAGAGGGCATCCCCAACCTGTCAGGCCTGGTCCAAAGCTTTGACCAACAACAGTTAGCCAACTTCTGCCGCATCCTGTCTGTCACCATCTCAGAACCCGATGTAGGAAATGACGACAAGCACACCCTGCTGGCTAAAAATGCACAGCAGAAACGCAACGCTAGCCCCTCACGGGCAGAGGTCAACCAGG TAACCCTGCTGAACATCCCTGGCTTCATTGAGCGGCTGTGTAAACTGGCCACTAGAAAGGTGTCTGAGGCCACAGGAGCTAACTTCCTGCAGGAGCTGGAGGACTGGTACACATGGCTGGACAATGCTCTGGTCCTGGACGCCCTCATGCAGATGGCTACAGAGGAGGCTGAACAAAGCAGTACAG AGTCATCAGATGAGAGCTCCCTGGCCACCAGCCCTCTGAGACATCGACTGCCCCAGTCCATGAAGATTGTCCACGAGATCATGTATAAAGTGGAAGTGCTCTATGTACTTTGTGTCCTTCTTATGGGTCGACAGAGAAACCAG GTTCACAAGATGTTGGCCGAGTTTCGTCTTATCCCGGGGCTCAATAACCTGTTTGACAAGCTGATCTGGAGGAAATACACTGCCTCAAATCACGTCGTCCATGGCCAGAATGAGAACTGCGACTGTAGTCCG GAAATATCCTTCAAAATCCAGTTCTTGCGGCTCCTTCAAAGTTTCAGTGATCATCATGA GAACAAATACCTCCTGCTGAATAGCCAGGAGCTGAATGAACTTAGTGCCATATCCATGAAGGCTAACATCCCTGAGGTTGAAGCATTGGTCAACACAGACAGAAGCCTAGTGTGCGATGGGAAGAAGGGTCTCCTCACACGTCTCCTCACCGTCATGAAGAGGGAGCCTCCAGACTCATCATTCAG aTTCTGGCAGGCAAGGGCAGTGGAAAGTTTTCTTAGAGGAGCCACCTCCTATGCAGACCAAATGTTTCTCCTCAAGAGGGGACTACTAGAG CACATCCTGTTTTGCATCATAGACAGTGGCTGCACATCTCGAGATGTCCTACAGAGCTACTTTGATCTGCTTGGAGAGCTCATGAAGTTCAACATTGATGCCTTCAAAAGATTCAACAAATATGTCAACACTCCAGAGAAG TTTCAGACCTTCCTGACGCAGATCAACAGTTCTCTGGTGGACTCTAACATGCTGGTGCGCTGCATCGTCCTTTCATTGGACCGCTTTGAGAGCCAGACTGAAGATGTCAAAG TGGTTGAGGTACTTTCTGAATGCTGCCTGCTGTCCTACATGGCCAGAGTTGAGAACAGGCTGTCCTTCCTCTTTCGACTGATCAACATCATCAACGTACAGACACTCACACAg GAGAACGTGAGCTGTTTAAACACCAGTTTGGTGATCTTGATGCTGGCCAGAAGAAAGGCTAAACTGCCCTTCTACCTCAACGCCCTGCGGGAGAAGGAGTATGCTGAGAAGTACCCAGGCTGCCTGCTCAACAACTTCCACAACCTACTGCGCTTCTGGCAGCGCCACTACCTCAACAAGGACAAAGACAGCACCTGTCTGGAGAAC AGCTCCTGTATCCCCTTCAGCTACTGGAAGGAGACGGTGTCAGTGCTGCTGGGCTCAGACAGGACTTCTCTGTGTGCCATTGCGAGCTACATTGATGAGCCCTTCATGGATCTGGACAGAGACCTGCTGGAAGATTGA